One Deltaproteobacteria bacterium genomic region harbors:
- the ftsH gene encoding ATP-dependent zinc metalloprotease FtsH: MNQATKNLALWLVLGLMFLLLFNVFTRQQGRDPEIIYSDFWSAVERGDVQEVTIQGRYVHGKYQSGERFRTFSPNDPGLVTTLREKNIRIAAKPEDDSPWYFVLLVNWFPMLLLVGVWIFFMRQMQVGGGKAMSFGKSRARLLNENQVRVTFSDVAGVDEAKEELQEVIAFLKDPKKFTRLGGRIPKGCLLVGPPGTGKTLLARAIAGEAGVPFFSISGSDFVEMFVGVGASRVRDLFVQAKKQAPCIVFVDEIDAVGRQRGAGLGGGHDEREQTLNQLLVEMDGFEANDGVILIAATNRPDVLDPALLRPGRFDRRVVVPPPDIKGREGILAVHAGRVPLENDVDIRVLARGTPGFAGADLENLVNEAALLAARHDKEKVNMSDFELAKDKVMMGTERKSMIISDEEKRNTAYHESGHALVAKLLPDADPVHKVTIIPRGMALGLTQQLPTDERHSQDREHLLGTMTILFGGRVAEELVLDHMTTGAGNDIERATELAHRMVCEWGMSDKLGPMTFGKKEEQIFLGRDFTQQQDYSESTAVEIDMEVRRIIQDCYARAKELLTSHMDLLHGVAKELLEKEVLDGAEIDAIVNEYMGDSGPDLPPTSVPAGD, encoded by the coding sequence TTGAACCAAGCGACAAAAAACCTTGCTCTGTGGCTCGTGCTCGGGCTGATGTTTCTGCTGCTCTTCAACGTCTTTACGCGGCAGCAGGGCCGGGACCCCGAGATCATCTACAGCGACTTCTGGTCGGCGGTGGAGCGTGGAGATGTTCAGGAAGTCACCATTCAAGGGCGGTACGTCCACGGCAAGTACCAGAGCGGCGAGCGATTCCGGACCTTCTCGCCGAATGATCCAGGCTTGGTGACGACGCTGCGGGAAAAGAACATCCGCATCGCCGCCAAGCCGGAGGATGATTCCCCTTGGTACTTCGTGCTGCTGGTGAACTGGTTCCCGATGCTGCTGCTGGTGGGGGTGTGGATTTTCTTCATGCGGCAGATGCAGGTCGGGGGCGGCAAGGCCATGTCCTTCGGCAAGAGCCGCGCGCGCCTGTTGAACGAAAACCAGGTGCGGGTGACGTTCAGCGACGTGGCCGGGGTGGACGAGGCCAAGGAGGAGCTGCAGGAAGTCATCGCCTTTCTGAAGGACCCGAAGAAGTTCACGCGCCTGGGCGGGCGCATCCCCAAGGGCTGCCTGCTGGTGGGGCCTCCGGGCACGGGCAAGACGCTTCTGGCGCGCGCCATCGCCGGTGAAGCGGGCGTGCCCTTCTTCAGCATCAGCGGATCGGACTTCGTCGAGATGTTCGTGGGCGTGGGCGCGTCGCGGGTGCGCGACCTGTTCGTCCAGGCCAAGAAGCAGGCGCCGTGCATCGTTTTCGTGGATGAGATCGACGCGGTCGGACGCCAGCGCGGCGCCGGCCTCGGCGGCGGGCACGACGAGCGCGAGCAGACCCTCAACCAGTTGCTGGTGGAGATGGACGGTTTCGAGGCCAACGACGGCGTCATCCTCATCGCCGCCACCAACCGCCCGGACGTGCTCGATCCCGCGCTGCTGCGGCCCGGACGGTTCGACCGCCGGGTAGTGGTGCCGCCGCCCGACATCAAGGGACGCGAGGGCATCCTCGCGGTGCACGCCGGCCGGGTGCCGCTGGAAAACGACGTGGACATCCGGGTGCTGGCGCGCGGGACCCCCGGCTTCGCCGGCGCGGATCTCGAGAACCTTGTCAACGAGGCGGCGCTGCTGGCGGCGCGGCACGACAAGGAAAAGGTCAACATGAGTGACTTTGAGCTGGCCAAGGACAAAGTCATGATGGGGACCGAGCGCAAGAGCATGATCATCAGCGACGAGGAGAAGCGCAACACGGCCTACCACGAGTCCGGCCACGCGCTGGTGGCGAAGCTCCTGCCGGACGCCGACCCGGTGCACAAGGTGACCATCATCCCGCGCGGCATGGCCCTGGGCCTGACCCAGCAGCTCCCCACGGACGAGCGCCACAGCCAGGACAGGGAGCACCTCCTCGGCACCATGACCATCCTTTTCGGCGGACGCGTGGCCGAGGAGCTGGTGCTCGATCACATGACCACCGGGGCCGGCAACGACATCGAGCGCGCCACCGAGCTGGCCCACCGCATGGTGTGCGAGTGGGGCATGAGCGACAAGCTGGGACCCATGACCTTCGGCAAGAAGGAAGAGCAGATCTTTCTCGGGCGCGACTTCACCCAGCAGCAGGACTACTCCGAAAGCACGGCGGTGGAGATCGACATGGAGGTCCGGCGCATCATCCAGGACTGCTACGCCCGGGCCAAGGAACTCCTGACCAGTCACATGGACCTGCTGCACGGGGTCGCCAAGGAGTTGCTGGAGAAGGAAGTGCTGGACGGCGCGGAGATCGACGCCATCGTCAACGAATACATGGGAGACAGCGGTCCCGACCTGCCCCCGACATCCGTTCCCGCCGGCGACTGA
- the folP gene encoding dihydropteroate synthase, whose protein sequence is MDANRNPNPDPVLETRHGVVDMRRRTAVMGILNVTPDSFSDGGRYVDVDAALAHGVEMARQGASIVDVGGESTRPGADAVSLEEELGRVIPVIRGLRARVAVPISIDTYKEAVARRALAAGADMVNDISALRFDPAMAGLVAAEDVPVVLMHMQGQPRTMQRAPHYVDVVREVAAFLRERVAFALERGVGAHRVVVDPGIGFGKDMGHNLELLRRLDTLVSLGRPVLVGLSRKAFLGRLLDEGTPDARLEGSLAGAAAAVLAGVHMIRAHDVAETCRAVRVAGAIRAGAPEGSP, encoded by the coding sequence TTGGACGCCAACCGCAACCCGAACCCAGACCCGGTACTGGAAACGCGCCACGGCGTGGTGGACATGCGCCGGCGCACGGCGGTGATGGGGATCCTGAACGTGACCCCGGACTCCTTTTCCGACGGCGGCCGCTACGTGGACGTCGACGCCGCGCTGGCCCATGGCGTCGAGATGGCGCGCCAGGGCGCGAGCATCGTGGACGTGGGCGGGGAATCGACACGGCCGGGCGCGGATGCGGTGTCGCTGGAGGAAGAGCTGGGGCGGGTGATCCCGGTCATACGCGGGTTGCGAGCGCGGGTCGCCGTGCCCATCAGCATCGATACGTACAAGGAAGCGGTGGCCCGGCGGGCGCTGGCGGCCGGCGCGGACATGGTCAACGATATCAGCGCCCTTCGGTTCGATCCCGCCATGGCGGGCTTGGTGGCGGCCGAGGATGTTCCGGTGGTACTCATGCACATGCAGGGCCAGCCCCGCACCATGCAGCGCGCGCCGCACTATGTCGACGTCGTGCGGGAGGTGGCCGCCTTCCTCCGGGAACGCGTGGCCTTTGCCCTGGAGCGCGGCGTGGGCGCGCACCGCGTCGTGGTGGACCCCGGTATCGGCTTCGGCAAGGACATGGGCCACAACCTGGAGTTGCTGCGGCGCCTGGACACCTTGGTGTCGCTGGGACGGCCCGTGCTCGTGGGGCTTTCCCGCAAGGCGTTCCTCGGACGCCTGCTGGATGAGGGGACGCCGGACGCGCGCCTCGAAGGGAGCCTGGCGGGGGCGGCCGCGGCGGTGCTCGCCGGCGTCCACATGATCCGCGCCCACGACGTGGCGGAAACATGCCGGGCCGTTCGCGTGGCGGGGGCCATCCGCGCGGGCGCACCGGAAGGGAGCCCATGA